One window of the Colletotrichum destructivum chromosome 4, complete sequence genome contains the following:
- a CDS encoding Putative oxidoreductase FAD/NAD(P)-binding, Globin-like superfamily yields MGLTQDQINIVKSTAPVLKVHGETITTLFYKDMIDSHPELKNVFSMRNMASGEQPRALAQSVLAYATYIDDLPKLKAAVERIAHKHASLYIRPEQYDIVGTYLMKAIGTVLGDALTPDIAAAWTAAYAQLAQVFIGREAEMYREAGPWTDWRKFKIVRRIDESDSVTSFHLAPSDGKLPLPKYLPGQYISVRVPVPQLGGITQPRQYSLSDAAASTAGEYYRISVKREATVVDAPQDDVSKGLVPGLVSNLLHNDYRVGDEVEVSHPQGDFFLDTAQARADKADAPLVLLSAGVGATPLMAILSTVLGPESDTPDRPVKWVHAARNSGSLVFAKHIRGLTRERANLSAHIFLSEVQPGDEKGREYDYEQHLDLTKLPREELGLGDARTEYYVCGPRDWMLKVRLVLEGLGVERERVKLELFATGDVEQ; encoded by the coding sequence ATGGGCCTCACGCAAGACCAGATCAACATCGTCAAGTCGACGGCGCCCGTGCTCAAGGTGCACGGCGAGACCATCACGACGCTCTTCTACAAGGACATGATCGACTCGCACCCGGAACTCAAGAACGTCTTCAGCATGCGCAACATGGCCTCGGGCGAGCAGCcgcgcgccctcgcccagtcCGTCCTCGCCTACGCCACCTACATCGACGACCTGcccaagctcaaggccgccgtcgagcgcATCGCCCACAAGCACGCCTCGCTGTACATCCGCCCGGAGCAGTACGACATCGTCGGTACCTATCTCATGAAGGCCATCGgcaccgtcctcggcgacgccctgACCCCggacatcgccgccgcctggacCGCCGCCTacgcccagctcgcccagGTCTTCATCGgccgcgaggccgagatgtACCGCGAGGCCGGGCCCTGGACCGACTGGCGCAAGTTCAAGATCGTCCGCCGCATCGACGAGTCCGACTCCGTCACCAGCTTCCACCTCGCCCCCTCGGACGGCAAGCTGCCGCTGCCCAAGTACCTCCCGGGCCAGTACATCTCCGTGCGGGTCCCCGTGCCccagctcggcggcatcacccAGCCGCGGCAGTACAGCCTcagcgacgccgccgcctcgacggcgggcgAGTACTACCGCATCAGCGTCAAGCGCGAGGCGACGGTCGTCGACGCGCCCCAGGACGACGTTAGCAAGGGCCTCGTCCCGGGCCTCGTGTCGAACCTGCTGCACAATGACTACCGAGTcggtgacgaggtcgaggtgtCGCACCCGCAGGGAgacttcttcctcgacacgGCGCAGGCGCgcgccgacaaggccgacgcGCCGCTCGtgctgctctcggccggcgtcggcgccacGCCGCTCATGGCCATCCTCAGCACGGTGCTCGGCCCGGAGTCCGACACGCCGGACCGGCCGGTGAAGTGGGTGCACGCGGCGCGCAACAGCGGcagcctcgtcttcgccaagcACATCCGCGGGCTGACGCGCGAGCGGGCCAACCTCAGCGCGCACATCTTCCTCAGCGAGGTGCAGCCGGGCGACGAGAAGGGCCGCGAGTACGACTACGAGCAGCACCTCGACCTGACGAAGCTGCcgcgcgaggagctcggcctcggcgacgcgaGGACCGAGTACTACGTCTGCGGGCCGCGGGACTGGATGCTCAAGGTCCGGCTGGTGCTCGAGGGCCTGGGcgtcgagagggagagggtgAAGCTGGAGCTGTTTGCGACGGGTGACGTCGAGCAGTGA